In the Silvanigrella aquatica genome, CTGCAGGATTAATAACAACTCCAATTCCTCCAAATTTACCCGTCGTATCTGTTGAAAAATCAGAATATTGTTTCGGCGATAAATAGGTTGTATGAGGGTCCAAATCGGCGGTCATCCCTTTTAATGCTTTTTCAATTAAAACATCTGATTCTACAGATTTGGCATCGACATAATTTGATTCTAATAAATTTAATACTTTTGAAAATGATTCTAGCATCTGATATTTTTTATTTTCTAGATCATTTTTTTGTTTATTATCTTTGTTATTGTTATCTGGCGCAGTAACATTGACGTAAATTTCTCTTTCATTTGAAGCATTAGAATGAGTATAAATTGCTAATAAGCAAATCGGAATGAAATATTTTAATATTTTTAATTTCAACATAGAAACACCTTTTTTATAAATTTTAAAAAATGATCTCTTAAATTATAGTATGAAATTTTATTTATAAAAATAAACACAAAATTGACAATATAATTTCTGTTTCTTTAAATATTGAAAATAATAAAATATTTTCATAGGACAAGTATAAAAAGCAAATGTGAACCCAAGTCCACAAAACTTAGGTTTATACAAAATATTAAGCTGGTGAACCTTCGTTGGCACCATCGCGTCTCGGGTAACTCTTTCGTCCCGAAATCATAGAACGCATAAATTCTCTGTTAAGACGCGCAATATTTTCTAAACTAATGTCTTTAGGACAAGCACCCGCGCAACTTCCCATGTTAGTGCAAGATCCAAAATCTTCAGAATCCATTTGATACACCATTTTGGAAACGCGCTCCGAACGCTCTGCTTCGCCCTGTGGCAATAATGACAATTGCGAAACCTTAGCCGAAACAAATAGCATAGCAGCTCCGTTACGACACGCCGCAACACAGGCTCCACATCCAATACATGTGGCTGCATCAAATGCTAAATCTGCATTTTCTTTTGGAATCGGAATGGCATTGCCATCGGGAGAGCTACCGGTATTTACTGAAATATAGCCGCCGGATTGAATAATTCTATCAAAGGCACTCCTGTCAACGACAAGATCTTTCACAATAGGAAAGGCCTTGGCAAGAAAGGGTTCAATGACAATGGTTTGCCCATCGCTATAGTGACGCATATGCAATTGGCATGCTGTTGTTGATTTTTGCGGACCATGCGGATTTCCATCAATAACCATAGCGCAGGAGCCACAAATTCCTTCGCGGCAATCGTGGTCAAAAGCCACTGGCTCTTCGCCTTTTAAAATTAATTTCTGATTTAATATATCGAGCATTTCTAAAAAGGACATATCAGGATTGACATTATCAAGCTCATAGTCAACCAACTGCCCTTTTGCATGTTTCGTTTTCTGTCTCCACACTTTAAGATGCAAAGTCATCAACTTGTTACTTGTGTTTTTAGTTTCCATAAGGCCATTATCCTCTATTAATTACTTATAACTACGTTGTGTTGGATGACAGTATTCAAAATTAAGCTGTTCCACATGTCGTTCTGGTTTCTTATCTTCACCTTTAAATTCCCAAGCAGCCACATGAGAAAAGTTCTCATCATCCCGCTTGGCTTCATTATCAGGAGTTTGGTGTTCTTCTCGGAAATGGCCACCGCAAGATTCTTCTCTTGAGAGGGCATCAAGACACATAAGTTCACCCAGCTCAATGAAATCGGCAACGCGACCCG is a window encoding:
- a CDS encoding succinate dehydrogenase/fumarate reductase iron-sulfur subunit, with product METKNTSNKLMTLHLKVWRQKTKHAKGQLVDYELDNVNPDMSFLEMLDILNQKLILKGEEPVAFDHDCREGICGSCAMVIDGNPHGPQKSTTACQLHMRHYSDGQTIVIEPFLAKAFPIVKDLVVDRSAFDRIIQSGGYISVNTGSSPDGNAIPIPKENADLAFDAATCIGCGACVAACRNGAAMLFVSAKVSQLSLLPQGEAERSERVSKMVYQMDSEDFGSCTNMGSCAGACPKDISLENIARLNREFMRSMISGRKSYPRRDGANEGSPA